In Thunnus thynnus chromosome 17, fThuThy2.1, whole genome shotgun sequence, the genomic window GCTTCCTTTCAACACTGCAGGGGTGAATGTTTGTAGTAGTGAAAAGATGGATTCATGTAAACTATTACTTTTACTGTTGTTGTGTAGAATAAAGTAGAGACATACTTTAGAAATATTTTCTCATGTAACATGGGTCAATTGGATACGGCTTTGGTTAATGGATGGTTTCATATTTAGTGAACGTTCTTACAGCATCAAAAGCAGAAGTGAGTGTATTCAGTGAGGaggtttttgtcacagtgtaAATCACTGTGATGCGTTCTCACTCACAGAGGTGTCCCATGTTTTACAGTAATAGACTGCTGAGTCTCCCTCCTCCACATTGTTGATGATCAAACGATAATCTGATTTTGATTGATGAGTAGATGTGAATTTGGGAGAAGAGAAACCAGAGCCGTATACTACAGAGCTATAGTCATGACGGAACCTCAGCCCAAACTGAGGAACTCCTCCTGGACTCTGTTTATACCACCAAGCTCGTTCATTAGTAACAGTTCCCAGGTTACAGTCCATGGTGACTGTCTCTCCTTTCCTCATCGTCACAACAGGAGGCTTCTGTGTCACCACCGTCACACCACTCACACCTGGAAACAACAAGATGACACGGAGtcaagagaaacacacagactgatgaATCCAACATGAGGTCAAAGCTGCAGTAAGTCAGCCTCCTTACATGTTAGAGCAGTGATGAGAGTGCAGAGGGTCCCCagcatgttgtcagtgtgtgctGAGAATGGCCTTGTAACTTGGAAAGTGAGCTTACTGCTGACAGATGAGAGGGtttggaggatgaggagaggaggtgcTGGAGGAGCAATTTAATACAACACTGAAACTGAGAGTGActgacaggaggaggagcttTGGTTTGATCTTTACATAAATGATGAGATTCACGCATGAAAGTTTtggaaatgtttaaaacatttttctagtTAGACTTTTATGAAAAATCATCCTCTAATTTACAAGTTTTTCACAAgtaaaaaagagacatttgttGCAGGATATAAGCTCTGAAACTGCACACATGCGTATATGAACAGAATAGAGGTTGACTGTCTTTGATTGActgaatgacaataaataaaacataagtgtgttttcagtcagagacagtTCCCTCTGAAATAAGTAGAGGAGGCCTGCAGGTGCATCCTGGttaagaagagaaggaggagagaagtgACGCTTCACTGACGAAGGATGAAAACTCAGTTTCAGTTTCTACATAGTTTATCAGATTTTTCTAACATCTCAACTGTTGCAAAttactaaaacaaaataaagaattatTAATCAAGTTTGTTCCTTCTTATGCATTTATTGCACATTTAAACCTGACAACAATATAAAATTCTTAAATGTCATCTGTGTGTTctggattaactgtaaatatCAGTGAGATGAACatcagaagaaaaataaaatctagtGAAGGttacagttattacagttcagttaaaattgtttttcaatttttcatgagaacaaatgaatacaaaccattttttatatcacaatgcttttatttaattaaagaaGTCTTGGAAAATGTACCAAATGCAAAGCCGATACAACACCTCCACCTAACTGTCACAACATTTATTACAAGCATGCAGACAC contains:
- the LOC137201031 gene encoding immunoglobulin lambda-1 light chain-like isoform X1 — its product is MLGTLCTLITALTCVSGVTVVTQKPPVVTMRKGETVTMDCNLGTVTNERAWWYKQSPGGVPQFGLRFRHDYSSVVYGSGFSSPKFTSTHQSKSDYRLIINNVEEGDSAVYYCKTWDTSVSENAFGQGTKLIVTSSSLSPPVLTVFPPSSAELQSNKATLVCLSSQSVPFADVTWLSAGSPVSSGISSSTAVQQPDQTFQISSYLSIQTSDWNMDKVYTCKVSAGSQTSEKNINKSKCPAEE